A genomic region of Pyrus communis chromosome 14, drPyrComm1.1, whole genome shotgun sequence contains the following coding sequences:
- the LOC137714914 gene encoding chaperonin 60 subunit beta 2, chloroplastic-like: MASTFAAMTSVGSLAAPSGRVVDRKFDSLSSRASISSFSLSRRQNVAMRRTRAPRICAMAKELHFNKDGSAIKKLQTGVNKLADLVGVTLGPKGRNVVLESKYGSPKIVNDGVTVAKEVELEDPVENIGAKLVRQAAAKTNDLAGDGTTTSVVLAQGLIAEGVKVVAAGANPVLITRGIEKTTRALVNELKLISKEVEDSELADVAAVSAGNNYEVGNMIAEALSKVGRKGVVTLEEGKSAENSLYVVEGMQFDRGYISPYFVTDSEKMAVEYENCKLLLVDKKITNARDLINILEDAIRGGYPVVIVAEDIEQEALATLVVNKLRGALKIAALKAPGFGDRKSQYLDDIAILTGGTVIREEVGLTLENVGKEVLGHASKVVLTKDTSTIVGDGSTQEAVNKRVAQIKNLIEAAEQDYEREKLNERIAKLSGGVAVIQVGAQTETELKEKKLRVEDALNATKAAVEEGIVVGGGCTLLRLASKVDAIKDTLDNDEEKVGADIVKRALSYPLKLIAKNAGVNGSVVSEKVLSSDNPKYGYNAATGNYEDLMAAGIIDPTKVVRCCLEHASSVAKTFLMSDCVVVEIKEPEPAVPAGNPMDNSGYGY, from the exons ATGGCATCCACATTTGCAGCCATGACTTCAGTTGGTTCCTTGGCTGCTCCTAGTGGCCGTGTCGTTGACAGAAAATTCGACAGCTTGTCGTCTCGTGCTTCAAtctcttcattctctctctctaggagGCAAAATGTGGCTATGAGGAGGACACGGGCTCCCAGGATCTGCGCCATGGCCAAGGAATTGCACTTCAACAAGGACGGCTCTGCCATCAAGAAATTACAG ACTGGTGTCAACAAGCTCGCCGACCTTGTTGGGGTTACACTTGGTCCAAAGGGAAGGAATGTCGTTCTAGAGAGCAAGTATGGCTCCCCCAAAATTGTTAACGATGGTGTAACCGTCGCAAAAGAG GTTGAGTTGGAGGACCCTGTTGAGAATATTGGAGCTAAGTTAGTGAGACAGGCAGCTGCCAAGACTAATGACCTAGCTGGTGACGGTACAACCACTTCTGTTGTTCTTGCACAAGGTCTTATTGCTGAAGGTGTCAAG GTGGTTGCAGCTGGGGCAAACCCTGTTTTAATCACACGTGGCATTGAAAAGACCACCAGAGCTCTAGTAAATGAGCTTAAGTTGATCTCCAAAGAG GTTGAAGACAGTGAGCTGGCAGATGTTGCAGCTGTTAGTGCAGGAAACAATTATGAAGTAGGAAACATGATCGCTGAAGCTTTGAGCAAGGTGGGTAGGAAGGGTGTGGTGACCCTTGAAGAGGGAAAGAGCGCTGAGAACAGCCTGTATGTTGTTGAGGGAATGCAATTTGATCGTGGTTATATCTCACCTTACTTTGTCACTGACAGTGAGAAAATGGCTGTTGAATATGAGAACTGCAAG TTGCTTCttgttgataaaaaaattacaaatgcaAGGGACCTTATTAACATTTTGGAGGATGCTATTAGAGGAGGATACCCAGTTGTAATTGTTGCAGAAGACATTGAACAAGAAGCTCTTGCAACTCTTGTTGTAAACAAGCTAAGAGGAGCTCTTAAGATTGCTGCCCTTAAAGCTCCCGGGTTTGGTGATCGCAAGAGCCAGTACCTTGATGACATTGCTATTCTAACTGGAG GAACTGTCATCAGAGAGGAAGTAGGACTCACATTAGAGAATGTTGGAAAGGAGGTCCTAGGCCATGCTTCGAAAGTGGTTCTTACAAAGGATACCTCCACAATTGTTGGTGATGGAAGTACTCAGGAAGCAGTTAACAAGCGAGTTGCCCAAATTAAGAACCTCATTGAG GCGGCCGAGCAGGACTATGAAAGAGAAAAGCTTAATGAAAGGATTGCAAAACTATCTGGTGGTGTTGCTGTTATACAG GTTGGAGCACAAACAGAGACAGAgctgaaagaaaagaaactgaGAGTTGAAGATGCTCTGAATGCAACAAAG GCAGCTGTTGAGGAAGGTATTGTTGTCGGAGGTGGATGCACACTTCTGAGGTTAGCATCAAAGGTTGACGCAATCAAAGATACTCTTgataatgatgaagaaaag GTTGGAGCAGATATCGTTAAAAGAGCTCTTAGTTACCCTCTGAAATTAATCGCCAAGAATGCTGGTGTAAATGGAAGTGTTGTCAGTGAGAAG GTGCTTTCAAGTGACAATCCGAAGTATGGATACAATGCTGCCACTGGAAACTATGAAGATTTAATGGCTGCTGGAATCATTGATCCAACCAAG GTGGTGAGATGTTGCCTAGAGCATGCATCCTCTGTTGCGAAAACTTTCTTAATGTCAGATTGTGTAGTTGTTGAGATTAAAGAGCCAGAGCCTGCAGTGCCTGCCGGCAACCCCATGGACAACTCAG GCTACGGTTACTAA
- the LOC137716295 gene encoding pumilio homolog 12-like yields MEEGRTELEFDEFEKLLGEIPNVTSGNTHSDESGTKNASLSPICVNSCKGPLSEKLHNNGRIDGGKNSANKIQKSPVKRVQQDVTNLPDDQSLTSALAGLSFNGAVNMEAGSHVENSKSLQNYSFSMNGQIPNSLKTQVSNMDTPVMVVPSFQAPNNIPCGFYEFDAINAGQESSNMSKFNSEELKKPQAAYSRPIENLSPGVPQAPAVQGFHFLSNVPAPGLQFPLTSDHQQQFFLDAQSRIPYLHSQQLNQNQISWRNMEEEQYYRMQQRYVYLQQLHDQRLEAQHLVQGNGNIASRLTCPSPRHPHFEVPLEQSNQEQIWNNYVVPRGPHQSNPFLSYTDCNGIQVLDKVGKQSFPEKILTRSHGMNTLKAVKFGAIGTDESLTHVSQNGKALPNGHFRHALSTQNTGCFQLDSLNTWGMFPSLMHLKNTDMKALPQKYTDLKTVPQKYNSMDEITGRIYLMAKDQHGCRFLQRKFSEGAQKDVENIFSEIIDHIVELMTDPFGNYLIQKLLEVCDEDQQMQILHSITKKPGELVRISCDMHGTRAVQKVIETLKIAEQFSMVVSSLKPGIVTLIKNTNGNHVAQRCLQYLTPEYREFLFTAATTNCVELATDRHGCCVLQKCLNHSDAEQRNRLICEITSNALILSQDPFGNYVVQFVFELQLPWATVDILDQLEGNYGDLSVQKYSSNVVEKSLKYADEERRTRIIQELIENPRLDQVMQDPYGNYVVQAALSQSKGILHSKLVDAIKPHVPVLRTSPYGKKILSSNILKK; encoded by the exons ATGGAAGAAGGAAGAACTGAACTAGAGTTTGATGAATTTGAGAAGCTTCTTGGTGAGATACCAAATGTTACTTCTGGGAACACACATTCTGATGAATCTGGAACAAAGAATGCGTCATTGTCTCCCATCTGTGTGAACTCCTGCAAAGGGCCATTGAGTGAAAAACTCCATAACAATGGGAGGATAGATGGGGGGAAGAACTCGGCAAATAAAATTCAGAAATCACCTGTGAAAAGGGTTCAACAAGATGTAACAAATCTACCCGATGATCAATCCTTAACGTCTGCACTCGCAGGACTGAGCTTCAACGGTGCAGTGAATATGGAAGCTGGGAGTCATGTTGAAAATAGTAAATCCTTGCAGAACTACTCCTTTTCAATGAATGGCCAAATCCCAAACAGCTTAAAGACACAGGTTTCAAATATGGATACGCCGGTCATGGTTGTTCCCTCTTTCCAAGCACCAAATAACATACCTTGTGGATTTTATGAGTTTGATGCGATAAATGCAGGCCAAGAAAGTTCAAATATGTCAAAGTTCAATTCTGAAGAGCTTAAGAAACCGCAGGCTGCCTATTCACGGCCCATTGAAAATTTATCTCCTGGTGTTCCTCAAGCTCCTGCAGTGCAAGGTTTTCATTTCCTTTCTAATGTGCCTGCTCCTGGTCTGCAGTTTCCTCTAACATCTGATCATCAGCAGCAATTCTTTCTTGATGCACAATCTCGTATTCCTTACCTACATTCTCAACAGCTAAACCAGAATCAAATTAGTTGGAGGAACATGGAAGAGGAGCAATACTATAGGATGCAGCAGCGATATGTGTACTTGCAGCAGCTTCATGATCAGCGGTTGGAAGCTCAGCATCTGGTTCAAGGGAATGGGAATATTGCAAGCAGGCTCACGTGTCCATCCCCAAGGCACCCCCATTTTGAGGTGCCACTTGAACAATCTAATCAAGAACAAATATGGAACAATTATGTGGTTCCCAGGGGTCCACACCAATCAAATCCCTTTCTTTCATACACAGATTGTAATGGCATTCAAGTTCTTGACAAGGTGGGAAAGCAGAGTTTTCCTGAGAAGATTCTAACACGATCACATGGGATGAACACACTTAAAGCTGTGAAGTTCGGTGCTATTGGAACAGATGAATCACTTACGCATGTTAGCCAGAATGGCAAAGCTCTCCCAAACGGTCATTTCCGGCATGCCTTATCTACTCAAAATACCGGATGCTTTCAATTGGATAGTTTGAACACATGGGGTATGTTCCCTAGTTTAATGCATCTTAAGAATACAGATATGAAGGCGCTACCTCAGAAATATACTGATCTGAAGACAGTGCCTCAGAAATATAACTCCATGGATGAAATTACTGGAAGAATTTATCTAATGGCTAAGGACCAGCATGGTTGCCGCTTCTTGCAAAGAAAGTTTTCTGAAGGCGCCCAAAAAGATGtcgaaaatattttttctgagATCATTGATCACATTGTTGAGCTCATGACAGACCCTTTTGGGAATTACCTCATTCAGAAGCTGCTTGAAGTGTGTGATGAGGATCAGCAAATGCAAATTCTTCATTCAATCACTAAAAAGCCAGGGGAACTTGTTAGGATTTCATGTGATATGCATGg GACTCGGGCTGTTCAAAAGGTTATTGAAACCCTCAAAATTGCAGAGCAGTTTTCCATGGTTGTTTCATCGCTAAAGCCAGGGATAGTGACTTTGATAAAGAACACAAATGGAAATCACGTTGCACAGCGCTGCTTACAGTATTTAACGCCTGAATATCGTGAG TTTCTTTTCACAGCTGCAACTACTAACTGTGTAGAGCTTGCAACTGACCGCCATGGTTGTTGTGTGCTACAAAAATGCCTTAACCACTCGGATGCTGAACAAAGAAACCGATTAATCTGCGAGATTACTTCAAATGCACTAATCCTTTCTCAAGATCCATTTGG GAACTATGTTGTGCAATTTGTCTTTGAACTTCAGCTTCCGTGGGCAACTGTAGATATTCTTGACCAGTTGGAGGGTAATTATGGGGATTTGTCAGTGCAGAAGTATAGCAGTAACGTGGTTGAGAAAAGCCTGAAATATGCAGATGAAGAGCGTCGCACACGCATTATTCAGGAGCTGATAGAAAATCCGCGCTTGGATCAAGTCATGCAAGACCCTTATGGAAATTATGTTGTCCAAGCAGCTCTCAGTCAATCAAAG GGAATCCTTCATTCTAAATTGGTGGATGCAATAAAACCTCATGTGCCTGTTCTTCGGACCAGTCCTTATGGGAAGAAAATCCTCTCTAGCAACATTTTGAAGAAATAA
- the LOC137716113 gene encoding protein MET1, chloroplastic-like, producing MSLAPTSHMSLCSAPPLPRTSLTKQQNNHPLVFSPTKNFSGLSTSSSFLSSRSVRLSIFLVKTSETESKPAESGSEGGEGEGKPEAYEEYEVEVVQPYGLKFSKGRDGGTYIDAIAPGGSADKTGKFTVGDKVIATSAVFGDEIWPAAEYGRTMYTIRQRIGPLLMRMQKRYGNLDTSGELTEKEIIRAERNSGVISGKLRDIQMQNYLRKKEQKAQRESDLRQGLQLYKGGKYEEALEKFESVLGSKPELDEASIASYNVACCYSKLNQIQAGISALEDALKAGFEDFKRIRTDPDLENVRKSEEFEPLLKRFDESFINENAINAIKSIFGIFNKK from the exons ATGTCTTTAGCTCCAACAAGTCACATGTCTCTCTGTTCTGCACCGCCATTGCCAAGAACTTCTTTGACCAAGCAGCAGAACAACCACCCACTTGTGTTTTCTCCGACCAAGAATTTCTCAGGTCTGAGCACTTCAAGCAGTTTCCTCAGCAGCCGTTCGGTTAGACTATCTATTTTCTTAGTAAAAACATCGGAAACTGAGTCGAAACCAGCAGAGAGTGGAAGtgaaggaggagaaggagaaggaaaaccAGAAGCATATGAGGAGTATGAGGTGGAAGTGGTGCAGCCTTACGGGCTGAAATTCTCCAAAGGCCGAGATGGCGGAACTTACATTGATGCCATTGCGCCCGGTGGATCTGCTGACAAGACTGGCAAGTTTACTGTTGGGGATAAAGTTATTGCCACAAG TGCAGTTTTTGGGGATGAAATATGGCCTGCTGCCGAGTATGGGAGGACAATGTACACTATTCGCCAGAGGATCGGTCCACTTCTCATGCGAATGCAGAAGAGATACG GCAATTTAGATACTTCAGGTGAATTAACGGAAAAGGAGATTATCAGAGCTGAGAGGAATTCTGGTGTAATTAGCGGAAAATTGAGGGATATCCAA ATGCAAAACTATCTGaggaaaaaggaacaaaaagcGCAGAGAGAAAGTGACCTTCGCCAAGGCCTCCAGCTGTACAA GGGTGGCAAATATGAGGAAGCATTGGAGAAATTTGAATCTGTACTAGGATCAAAACCAGAGTTAGATGAAGCTTCCATTGCAAGTTACAATGTTGCTTGTTGTTATTCTAAGCTTAATCAG ATACAAGCTGGGATCTCTGCACTTGAGGACGCCCTGAAAGCTGGATTTGAAGACTTCAAG AGAATCCGGACTGATCCCGACCTAGAGAATGTAAGAAAATCTGAGGAATTTGAACCTCTATTGAAAAGATTTGACGAATCATTCATCAACGAGAATGCCATCAACGCCATCAAATCTATATTTGGCATTTTCAACAAGAAATAG
- the LOC137715787 gene encoding lysine--tRNA ligase, chloroplastic/mitochondrial-like, whose product MDALKLWSLSSQPLKHLFRVASSTTTTTLRRPFSHSSSYSRVVLRCCSSTSISTTPANAARAGGRNRRASTSSSTSDRDAVRAIRLKKVEELRSKGLEPYAYGWERTHTANQLQDIYKDLADGEEAKAERDAVSIAGRIVARRAFGKLAFLTLRDDSGTIQLYCEKERLADEQFDQLKALVDIGDIVGASGSIKRTEKGELSIYVNSFAILTKSLLPLPDKYHGLTDVDKRYRQRYVDMIANPEVADVFRKRAKIISEIRKAVESVGFVEVETPVLQGAAGGAEARPFVTHHNSLGRDLYLRIATELHLKRMLVGGFEKVYEIGRIFRNEGISTRHNPEFTTIEMYEAYSDYESMMNMAEEIVTRCALAVHGTLTVDYQGVEIHLERPWRRETMHNLVKESTEIDFGELGNDLKVGKEVTLKTLGADLDHKDKVSIEACTSIGHLLNEVFEIVVEPKLLQPTFVLDYPIEISPLAKPHRRNAGLTERFELFICGRELANAFSELTDPMDQRGRLEEQVRQHNEKKAAGISETDGADDKRKENDDSYEVTLDDDFLTALEYGMPPASGMGLGIDRLVMLLTNSASIRDVIAFPVLKVQQ is encoded by the exons ATGGATGCGCTGAAGCTTTGGAGCCTATCCTCGCAGCCATTGAAGCACCTCTTCCGCGTTGCTTCCTCCACCACCACGACGACTCTCAGACGACCCTTTTCTCATTCTTCTTCGTATTCTAGAGTTGTCCTCCGCTGTTGCTCTTCTACCTCCATCTCCACCACTCCCGCCAACGCCGCCAGAGCCGGCGGCCGCAACCGGCGGGCATCCACATCTTCCTCCACCTCTGATAGAGACGCTGTTCGAGCCATTCGTTTGAAGAAG GTAGAAGAACTGAGGAGCAAAGGTTTGGAGCCATATGCTTATGGGTGGGAAAGGACTCACACTGCTAATCAGCTGCAAGATATATACAAGGATTTAGCGGACGGTGAAGAGGCAAAAGCCGAGAGGGATGCTGTGTCCATTGCAGGAAGAATTGTGGCTCGCAGAGCATTCGGAAAGCTTGCATTTTTGACACTGAGGGACGATTCCGGCACAATTCAG CTTTACTGTGAAAAGGAACGGCTTGCAGACGAACAGTTCGATCAGTTAAAGGCACTTGTTGATATTGGTGATATAGTTGGTGCTAGTGGATCCATCAAACGAACAGAGAAAG GGGAGCTTTCGATTTATGTGAATTCTTTTGCAATTCTTACAAAATCTCTACTCCCGCTGCCGGACAAGTATCATGGTCTAACAGATGTGGACAAGCGCTACCGTCAGCG GTATGTAGATATGATTGCTAATCCTGAGGTAGCTGATGTATTCCGGAAAAGAGCAAAG ATTATATCGGAGATACGAAAGGCAGTGGAGTCTGTTGGTTTCGTTGAGGTTGAAACTCCAGTTCTGCAG GGAGCAGCTGGTGGTGCGGAAGCTAGGCCATTTGTTACACACCATAATTCACTTGGAAGGGACCTGTACTTGAGAATAGCAACTGAGCTCCACTTAAAGAGAATGCTG GTTGGTGGGTTTGAAAAAGTGTATGAGATTGGTCGAATATTCAGGAATGAAGGCATTTCAACTCGTCATAATCCTGAATTTACCACTATAGag ATGTATGAAGCATATTCAGACTATGAAAGCATGATGAACATGGCGGAGGAAATTGTTACACGATGTGCGCTTGCAGTTCATGGGACTCTTACTGTTGACTATCAG GGGGTGGAGATACATCTTGAGCGGCCTTGGAGGAGGGAAACCATGCACAATCTTGTAAAAGAATCCACTGAGATTGATTTTGGTGAGTTGGGCAATGATCTTAAAGTGGGTAAAGAAGTTACTCTGAAAACCCTCGGTGCTGACCTTGATCACAAAGACAAAGTTTCTATTGAAGCATGCACATCTATTGGCCACCTTCTTAATGAG GTTTTTGAGATTGTTGTAGAACCAAAGCTTCTGCAACCCACATTTGTATTAGACTATCCTATTGAGATATCTCCTCTGGCCAAGCCACACCGAAG AAATGCAGGGTTGACTGAGAGATTTGAGCTTTTCATCTGTGGTCGTGAGCTGGCCAATGCTTTCTCTGAACTGACCGATCCTATGGATCAG AGAGGACGCTTGGAAGAGCAAGTGAGGCAGCACAATGAGAAGAAAGCAGCAGGTATTTCCGAAACAGATGGTGCAGATgataaaagaaaggaaaatgatGACTCGTATGAGGTGACTCTTGATGATGATTTCCTTACAGCTTTGGAATATGGGATGCCTCCAGCTTCAGGAATG ggACTTGGAATTGACAGGCTAGTCATGCTTTTAACGAACTCGGCGAGCATTAGAGATGTAATTGCCTTCCCAGTTCTTAAGGTTCAGCAATAA